A single genomic interval of Coccidioides posadasii str. Silveira chromosome 1, complete sequence harbors:
- the SUP35 gene encoding translation termination factor GTPase eRF3 (EggNog:ENOG410PI1B~COG:J), whose protein sequence is MSHLDSWEDDPAAQDENLSRQAQQSLNLNPQTSSFRPGATSFQPGASEFQPGQTYQGYGSYQQYGQYQQQGYGGYQQQQPYGQYSQPYGQQGGYNQYYGQQYGGYNAQQQQQQQQQQQPQSQAHPAQQQKQWRPTEIAERPKASSPAVNTPAAQKPSSTPTPTPAAAVPKAKILSIGGDIPKSKTSSTTSTTPASTPKPVPEKSSGPAAVQAASKVTAAKAIEKTEKKAEKKAAASGKTSPTPSSGRSSPSRAESKAANRDADSVAREQAADVDEATLKEIYGEKREHVNLIFIGHVDAGKSTLGGSILYATGMVDERTMEKYKKEAKDAGRETWYLSWALDLTNEERSKGKTVEVGRAFFKTSGDTADGPVTRHYTILDAPGHKSFVPNMIGGASQADVGILVISARKGEYETGFERGGQTREHALLARNAGVKKLIVAVNKMDDPTVEWSKARYEECSTKIGKFLEAMGYKKDDLKFMPISAQRTMGINTPVPKDLAPWYNGPSLLDYLHNMKMPERKLNAPFMMPISAKYKDMGTVIEGRIESGVLKKGSTCVLMPNRDEVTVTALYGETEEEITTATCGDQIRARLRGAEEEDIMPGFVMCSPKRPVHCVSSFEAKIRILDLKSILTAGFNCVMHIHSAIEEVTFAALLHKLEKETGRRSKKPPPFASKGQTIIARLQVIGGAGAVCVERFEDYNQLGRFTLRDQGQTIAIGMITKLITDTPST, encoded by the exons ATGTCCCACCTCGATTCTTGGGAGGATGACCCCGCTGCTCAGGACGAGAACCTCTCCAGACAGGCCCAGCAGAGTTTGAATCTCAACCCACAAACCTCCTCATTCCGTCCAGGTGCCACATCCTTTCAGCCTGGTGCTTCTGAATTTCAGCCCGGCCAAACATACCAGGGCTATGGTTCATACCAACAATATGGCCAATACCAGCAGCAGGGATATGGTGGCTATCAGCAACAGCAGCCCTACGGCCAGTATAGCCAGCCCTATGGTCAACAAGGCGGGTACAATCAGTACTATGGTCAGCAGTACGGAGGTTATAATgcacagcagcagcagcagcagcagcagcagcaacagccgCAGTCGCAGGCCCACCCAGCCCAACAGCAGAAGCAATGGCGACCGACCGAAATTGCTGAGCGGCCAAAAGCCAGTTCCCCGGCCGTCAACACCCCAGCAGCCCAAAAGCCATCTAGCACTCCCACTCCCACCCCGGCCGCTGCGGTCCCCAAAGCGAAGATCCTGTCTATTGGCGGTGATATACCAAAATCAAAGACCTCTTCTACTACCTCCACAACCCCGGCTTCCACTCCGAAGCCCGTACCTGAAAAGAGCAGCGGACCCGCAGCCGTCCAAGCAGCATCGAAAGTGACAGCCGCTAAAGCGATAGAGAAGACAGAGAAGAAGGCTGAAAAGAAGGCTGCAGCTTCCGGAAAGACGTCTCCCACCCCATCTTCCGGCCGGTCGTCCCCCAGTAGGGCAGAAAGCAAAGCTGCCAACCGTGATGCAGATTCTGTTGCCAGAGAACAGGCTGCCGATGTTGACGAGGCCACATTGAAGGAAATCTACGGTGAGAAGCGTGAGCACGTGAATTTAATCTTCATTGGCCACGTCGATGCCGGCAAGTCCACACTGGGTGGTAGTATCCTGTATGCTACAGGTATGGTCGATGAGCGTACGATGGAAAAGTACAAGAAGGAGGCCAAGGATGCTGGGCGAGAGACCTGGTATCTCTCCTGGGCCTTGGATCTGACAAACGAGGAGCGGTCAAAGGGAAAGACTGTGGAGGTTGGCCGTGCCTTCTTTAAGACTTCCGGCGACACCGCTGATGGTCCTGTTACTCGTCATTATACTATCCTCGACGCCCCTGGTCACAAGTCGTTTGTCCCTAACATGATCGGCGGTGCCTCCCAAGCTGACGTAGGCATTCTGGTTATCTCCGCTCGCAAGGGTGAATATGAGACTGGTTTTGAACGAGGAGGTCAAACACGTGAACACGCATTGCTTGCCAGAAATGCTGGTGTGAAGAAGCTTATTGTAGCAGTCAACAAGATGGACGATCCTACAGTTGAATGGAGCAAAGCTCGTTACGAAGAATGTTCAACCAAAATTGGCAAGTTCTTGGAGGCTATGGGATACAAGAAGGATGACTTGAAATTCATGCCCATCTCAGCGCAGAGGACGATGGGTATCAACACCCCTGTACCAAAGGACTTGGCTCCTTGGTACAATGGCCCATCGCTGCTTGATTATCTCCACAATATGAAGATGCCTGAGCGAAAACTCAACGCCCCTTTCATGATGCCGATCAGTGCCAAATACAAGGATATGGGAACGGTTATTGAAGGGAGAATCGAATCCGGTGTATTGAAGAAGGGGTCCACGTGTGTTCTGATGCCGAATAGAGACGAGGTCACGGTCACGGCCCTGTACGGCGAAACCGAGGAAGAGATTACTACTGCTACCTGCGGTGATCAAATCCGAGCACGCCTGCGGGGagccgaagaagaagacatcaTGCCTGGATTCGTCATGTGTTCCCCAAAGAGACCAGTCCATTGCGTCTCGTCATTTGAAGCCAAGATTAGAATCCTTGATCTGAAGAGTATTCTTACTGCCGGCTTCAACTGCGTCATGCACATTCACTCAGCTATTGAAGAGGTTACGTTTGCGGCTCTTCTTCACAAGCTTGAGAAAGAAACCGGCAGACGAAGCAAGAAGCCACCACCATTTGCTAGTAAAGGCCAAACCATCATTGCTCGACTTCAGGTTATTGGGGGAGCGGGCGCTGTTTGCGTAGAGCGATTTGAGGATTATAATCAACTCGGACGGTTCACCCTCCGTGATCAG GGACAAACCATTGCTATTGGAATGATTACCAAGCTGATCACTGATACCCCTTCTACTTAA
- a CDS encoding uncharacterized protein (EggNog:ENOG410PFRW~COG:S~BUSCO:5279at33183) yields MDKLLLTLTGQAMNYAVRSGIRVTGQYAISQVSRLMKRSSAIDDGHRSELQTLQERLQGKIRIISPAIDMIELIAARGNTSLESAVSLTQGIRWEIQNLGQRLAKIASTEELSRKGAISSARRTEINSDIKLIIKDIRKLLGRIEDAVPLINLAITTSGASLSTTLPATVSPSRLLQASTFLTAGDTQYAVLSSQAVQIGPTFTLSIYLLFAGHARPHDEETIRSTTWKEVIHKARLKLRRVPMELLDSHASFSIPSEDWAADERIRSNSKGDEFAYQMLIIEDLDDDRVHTFESEEEEPSQFEDVAIAGIREIIPVHQISKIFYADTGKILNIGSEGEANHPVLLLKRDIHAIPPRRMTGESATKYDEFDDEESEGTLSHEEHESYHDTPETPGRSDMATGERWRFPPGLDLEWIAFEVYNEPEDSDSEDESSSPGPTSLPQSPSGQLNKKLSSLHIGDESSCPHSQQHMTISRSPSGVGTLNTVSNPLFKNIKTSLSLLEMLLRLTSLQQFQQQSHLSIPDELLNFFLEESSTTGAGGDEHHRQRVRAEARRKVGWDPYDESPLKRRGEDYQYRGGQDQDSWAGSPRSWRPSAEPYSPSTTSRSKEHRTSEDLYHDGFRKGMDSTSMQAMATPSPSVKARSEGRRASEIQKPRASRRMFQKESSPLRDSAHRLSGETRERKSNG; encoded by the exons ATGGATAAACTTCTTTTGACA CTTACGGGACAGGCTATGAACTATGCCGTCAG GTCAGGGATCCGCGTCACGGGGCAATATGCGATCAGTCAAGTATCTAGACTGATGAAAAGATCATCG GCtattgatgatggtcacCGTTCTGAGCTTCAGACACTCCAAGAGCGACTTCAAGGCAAAATTAGA ATAATTTCTCCCGCTATCGATATGATCGAACTCAT CGCGGCTCGGGGCAATACTTCTCTTGAATCGGCCGTGTCTCTCACGCAAGGAATCAGATGGGAAATTCAGAACCTTGGGCAGCGGCTGGCTAAAATCGCATCCACCGAAGAGTTAAGTCGCAAGGGTGCCATTTCAAGTGCCCGACGGACAGAGATCAATTCGGACATAAAACTGATCATCAAGGATATCCGCAAATTGTTGGGTCGGATCGAGGATGCAGTACCCCTCATCAACCTTGCTATTACCACCTCTGGAGCAAGCTTGTCTACCACTCTTCCCGCAACCGTGTCGCCTTCCCGGCTTCTTCAAGCAAGCACTTTTCTGACCGCTGGTGACACTCAATATGCCGTTTTGTCGTCACAGGCTGTTCAAATTGGTCCCACCTTTACTCTTTCaatatatcttctttttgcaGGGCACGCTAGGCCTCATGACGAAGAGACTATTCGGAGTACGACCTGGAAAGAAGTTATTCATAAGGCACGGTTAAAATTACGCAGAGTCCCTATGGAATTACTAGATTCTCATGCATCGTTTTCAATTCCCTCTGAAGATTGGGCTGCCGATGAACGTATCAGAAGCAATTCCAAAGGTGATGAATTTGCCTATCAGATGCTTATTATTGAGGACTTAGATGACGATCGGGTTCACACATTTGAATCAGAAGAGGAAGAACCGTCCCAGTTCGAAGATGTCGCAATCGCTGGAATTAGGGAAATTATCCCGGTACATCAGATTTCGAAGATTTTCTATGCTGATACTGGCAAAATTCTGAATATCGGGAGCGAGGGTGAGGCCAATCACCCTGTCCTCCTACTGAAGCGTGATATACATGCAATCCCACCACGAAGAATGACGGGTGAAAGCGCCACAAAATATGACGAATTTGACGACGAAGAAAGTGAAGGCACTTTGAGTCATGAAGAGCACGAATCTTACCATGATACACCTGAAACTCCAGGACGATCAGATATGGCTACAGGTGAACGTTGGAGATTTCCACCTGGGCTAGACTTGGAATGGATTGCGTTTGAAGTTTACAATGAGCCTGAAGATTCCGACTCTGAGGATGAGTCATCTTCACCAGGACCTACTTCTCTCCCTCAATCTCCGAGTGGCCAGCTAAATAAGAAGCTGTCGAGTCTTCACATTGGTGATGAAAGCTCTTGTCCACACTCACAGCAACACATGACGATATCACGGTCTCCATCCGGCGTTGGGACTCTGAATACCGTTTCAAACCCCTTatttaaaaatatcaaaaccTCACTATCCCTCTTAGAAATGCTGCTCCGTCTTACATCTCTTCAACAATTCCAACAACAATCTCATCTTTCCATCCCTGACGAACTTCTCAACTTCTTCCTTGAGGAATCTTCCACGACGGGTGCAGGCGGCGATGAGCACCATCGCCAGCGCGTTCGTGCCGAAGCACGACGGAAAGTTGGCTGGGATCCCTATGATGAAAGCCCGTTGAAACGGCGTGGGGAGGACTACCAGTATAGAGGAGGTCAAGATCAAGACTCTTGGGCCGGCAGCCCCCGCAGCTGGAGACCAAGCGCGGAGCCATATAGTCCGAGCACAACCTCACGGTCAAAGGAACATCGGACTAGCGAGGATCTTTATCATGATGGATTCCGAAAGGGCATGGATTCTACATCCATGCAAGCGATGGCGACGCCCTCGCCCAGCGTTAAAGCTCGAAGCGAGGGCAGAAGAGCTTCCGAGATCCAGAAACCCAGAGCCAGCCGAAGAATGTTTCAAAAGGAAAGCAGTCCCCTAAGGGACTCTGCGCACAGGCTGAGTGGCGAAACCAGGGAGCGAAAGAGCAATGGCTGA
- a CDS encoding uncharacterized protein (EggNog:ENOG410PK3G~COG:S~BUSCO:9386at33183) encodes MDVAYDHIQEEILASPENDKDSKPGDADPSETSSRHHLGAEFQETFNAFSASPWGARLGGLWGNVRRQGESYYEEARQEYSTASQEAIRGFSDLRNSIIGRTRGLSLGGFGAGGEGDDDKDKAVGSTTPTSPKAGDSLKDSATDGAGETQDADGNGFISRFRAEAAKRLKDIERAEDAADEALLRFGNNIRNFLRDAVTISPPEEGGQNTSGKVLFESRDADGKRVIHTTRFEAQLHAIHSNLESFSKDPDGGEWGKWKDEFKIDSKTDVISKDLETYPELRRAMENLVPEKVEYADFWRRYYFLRMVIETEEKRRKELLQASTAGDDEEVAWDEDSESEPESPTTPQVKINKASEPPGASSLPTSSSMSNENLKPLESRNSNDQQSQADSDASYDLVSGATSRTPGSPKETEKSATSPAKAVEDSSDEEDWE; translated from the exons ATGGACGTCGCCTACGATCACATCCAAGAGGAAATCCTCGCATCTCCCGAGAATGACAAAGATTCCAAACCCGGAGACGCTGACCCTTCCGAGACTTCGAGCCGGCATCATCTAGGGGCTGAATTCCAAGAAACCTTCAACGCTTTCTCGGCGAGCCCATGGGGCGCCCGGCTCGGCGGGCTATGGGGAAATGTCCGGCGGCAAGGGGAAAGCTATTACGaagaagcaagacaagaataTTCCACTGCGAGTCAGGAAGCTATTAGGGGATTTAGCGATTTGAGAAACTCGATAATAGGACGAACGAGAGGGCTGTCGTTGGGTGGGTTTGGTGCCGGTGGCGAGGGTGACGACGATAAGGATAAAGCTGTTGGTTCGACGACGCCGACATCTCCAAAGGCCGGTGATTCATTGAAGGACTCAGCTACAGATGGTGCAGGGGAGACACAAGACGCTGATGGGAATGGCTTCATTTCTCGATTCCGCGCAGAAGCGGCGAAACGATTGAAGGATATTGAAAGGGCAGAAGACGCTGCCGACGAGGCGTTGCTGAGATTCGGAAATAATATTCGGAACTTTTTGCGTGATGCTGTCACTATTTCACCCCCGGAAGAGGGCGGCCAGAATACATCGGGCAAGGTGCTATTCGAGAGCAGAGATGCGGATGGAAAAAGGGTGATCCATACGACCAGATTCGAAGCACAACTACACGCCATCCATTCAAACTTAGAAAGCTTTTCCAAGGATCCTGACGGTGGTGAATGGGGTAAATGGAAAGATGAGTTCAAGATTGATAGTAAAACTGATGTTATATCCAAGGATCTGGAGACTTATCCGGAATTAAGACGAGCGATGGAGAACCTCGTGCCAGAAAAGGTGGAATACGCAGACTTTTGGAGAAGGTACTACTTCTTGCGAATGGTTATTGAAACAGAAGAAAAGCGCCGAAAAGAACTATTGCAAG CATCCACAGctggtgatgatgaagagGTCGCCTGGGACGAGGATTCTGAATCCGAGCCTGAGTCTCCGACCACACCACAAGTCAAAATCAACAAGGCATCTGAGCCGCCAGGCGCGTCTTCCTTACCAACTTCCTCATCAATGTCAAATGAGAATCTGAAGCCATTGGAATCGCGGAATTCCAACGACCAGCAGTCGCAGGCTGATAGCGATGCAAGCTACGATCTTGTTAGTGGTGCAACTAGCCGGACACCAGGGAGCCCAAAGGAAACGGAAAAGTCTGCAACGTCTCCTGCGAAAGCAGTGGAGGATAGCAGTGATGAAGAGGATTGGGAGTGA
- a CDS encoding uncharacterized protein (EggNog:ENOG410PYTN~BUSCO:7730at33183), giving the protein MIMARKRLKSSARLPSVLSRPKGKKLSNTRYQRQYRLALGGNTKSQKTLTQIDFVNRQSNFEPSEDLDLEYIEEDENEEAEFTPNLKKHSRGQKKPPGNKRTRFIEPADTTLTQMGYGTLRDEIDDDYDDEDIRPRSPAKKVAYTPMRTQEGSAFSLQAIKEESDDLEVSDVEQAYGRSHKKRKLSCARENAFAKGSGDPDETNFGGAVSGAGGNIYEPPNRIPRGFMSPSKSTSQASNRSSTTLSGSLVTPQKRRRRVVPSSQSPESPEVVFSSVKRTNAVIQSPLKSRSANNTPSRTGENHTRDSLSAKRKALSHDSIQGDFSLPPPIGTVRESPTPRSPNQKIRATGDLYASSSPLSSIRSPDMPSKSFLDSIQPRRTTPRPASTGSIRSRRTCHQVVYGTDDDESDAEIRFDTFPERNGEQDESAPRVSSRDLHSESVENIRNTATESDASVLYARHYQSYPYEKYMGTVNPEDMVEVSQTNIETQSDAIEPSLKSILDQTQHIPTPNNPRPMDNISIKPLPASSQAHANHMKVHNTQHPPPHTPMVFVESSQNALNVPESNDVGWRNSPREVLTASQLVPNNLMDSIPTPPDWASSPAAEQEVTKKP; this is encoded by the coding sequence ATGATTATGGCGAGGAAGAGGTTAAAATCATCTGCCAGACTCCCATCGGTGCTGTCACGCCCAAAGGGCAAAAAGCTCTCAAACACTCGATATCAACGGCAATATAGATTGGCGCTGGGCGGCAACACCAAAAGCCAGAAAACCCTTACCCAGATCGATTTTGTGAATCGGCAGTCCAATTTCGAGCCATCAGAGGACTTGGATTTGGAATATAtcgaagaagatgagaacGAAGAAGCTGAGTTTACACCTAATCTCAAGAAGCATTCTCGCGGGCAGAAGAAGCCACCCGGCAACAAGAGGACCAGATTTATCGAACCCGCGGACACCACTCTGACTCAGATGGGTTATGGCACTTTGCGGGATGAAATTGATGATGattatgatgatgaagatatcAGACCCCGATCACCAGCTAAAAAAGTTGCCTACACCCCGATGCGGACGCAGGAGGGATCTGCTTTTTCACTGCAAGCTATAAAAGAGGAATCTGATGATCTAGAAGTGTCAGACGTTGAGCAGGCCTATGGTAGGAGCCATAAAAAGAGAAAACTGAGCTGTGCCAGGGAAAATGCTTTTGCCAAAGGATCGGGAGACCCGGACGAGACTAATTTCGGCGGAGCTGTCTCTGGTGCTGGCGGCAACATTTATGAGCCGCCGAATCGTATACCTAGAGGTTTCATGTCCCCCAGCAAAAGCACTTCTCAAGCGTCAAACAGGAGCTCAACTACCCTCTCGGGTTCGTTAGTCACACCTCAGAAGCGGAGACGGCGCGTTGTTCCATCATCTCAGTCCCCCGAGAGCCCAGAGGTCGTCTTTAGCAGCGTGAAGCGAACAAATGCAGTTATCCAGTCGCCATTAAAGTCAAGATCGGCGAATAATACTCCTAGCCGCACTGGTGAAAATCATACCCGTGATTCTCTATCGGCTAAGAGAAAAGCTCTGAGTCACGATTCCATCCAAGGGGACTTTTCACTTCCGCCGCCCATCGGGACTGTGCGTGAATCGCCGACTCCACGTTCCCCGAATCAGAAGATAAGAGCTACGGGAGATCTATATGCTTCTTCCTCCCCACTTTCTTCTATTCGATCTCCTGATATGCCGTCAAAATCATTTCTAGACAGTATTCAGCCAAGAAGGACTACGCCACGACCTGCCTCAACCGGCTCCATTAGGTCTAGAAGAACCTGTCACCAAGTTGTTTACGGCACTGATGATGACGAATCCGATGCTGAAATCCGTTTTGATACCTTTCCCGAACGAAATGGTGAACAGGATGAGTCTGCTCCACGTGTTTCCAGCCGCGACCTACATTCCGAATCGGTGGAAAATATTCGAAATACTGCAACAGAGTCTGATGCTTCTGTCCTTTACGCTCGACATTACCAGAGCTATCCCTACGAGAAGTATATGGGGACCGTAAACCCGGAAGACATGGTGGAAGTATCCCAGACTAATATTGAAACCCAATCCGATGCCATCGAACCATCCCTTAAATCAATCCTAGATCAGACACAGCATATACCTACTCCGAATAACCCGAGACCTATGGATAATATATCAATAAAGCCCCTCCCCGCATCATCGCAGGCGCATGCAAACCACATGAAAGTGCATAATACCCAACATCCCCCGCCACATACGCCTATGGTTTTTGTTGAATCATCCCAAAACGCTTTGAATGTACCCGAATCTAACGACGTTGGATGGCGGAACAGCCCACGAGAAGTCCTTACCGCCAGTCAATTGGTACCTAACAACTTGATGGATAGCATACCGACTCCCCCAGATTGGGCATCCAGCCCAGCTGCTGAGCAGGAAGTTACGAAGAAACCATAG
- the ARG4 gene encoding argininosuccinate lyase (EggNog:ENOG410PHD8~COG:E~BUSCO:5746at33183) — MASQPQSSSKPAAGKLWGGRFSGATDPLMVAYNESIYFDRAFYAQDIAGSIAFARANVATGILSQAEFEAIEKGLNQIRGEWENNTFVIQPGVDEDIHTANERRLGEIIGKDIAGKLHTGRSRNDQVATDLRLWLRDELKTIETYLVDLISTITDRAEADIEYLIPGYTHLQRGQPVRWSHWLLSYGTAFLNDLERFREVIKRVNRSPLGCGALSGNAFKIDREAMAKELGFEGLVMNSMAAVGDRDFILEAMQCGSTVMLHISRWSEDLILYSSTEFGFVRLSDAYTTGSSLMPQKKNSDSLELLRGKCGRLFGGMAGLMMTIKGIPSTYNKDLQESVEPMIEHVKTLKDSLQIANRVLLTMTTFPDKMIAALTPDMLATDLAEYLVRKGVPFRETHHIAGRVVALGEKENKPIDHLTLEQLKSVDQRIGDDVLEVFNYERSVEMKSAIGGTSKSAVLQQIQVMRQSLGN, encoded by the coding sequence ATGGCGTCCCAACCACAATCGTCCTCCAAACCCGCTGCTGGCAAGCTATGGGGCGGCAGATTCTCCGGAGCAACTGACCCATTGATGGTGGCATACAATGAGTCCATCTACTTCGACCGTGCCTTTTACGCTCAAGATATTGCTGGGTCAATTGCCTTTGCCCGTGCGAACGTCGCCACAGGCATCCTCAGCCAAGCTGAATTCGAAGCCATCGAGAAGGGTTTGAACCAGATTCGCGGCGAGTGGGAGAATAACACTTTTGTTATCCAGCCTGGCGTCGACGAAGATATTCACACTGCAAACGAGCGCAGACTCGGCGAGATCATTGGGAAGGATATTGCGGGGAAGCTACATACGGGCAGAAGCCGAAATGACCAGGTTGCAACAGACTTGAGACTGTGGTTGAGGGACGAGTTGAAAACCATCGAGACGTATTTGGTCGACTTGATCAGCACCATTACTGATCGGGCTGAGGCTGATATTGAGTACTTGATCCCTGGATACACCCACCTTCAGCGTGGACAGCCCGTGAGATGGAGTCATTGGCTGCTGAGCTATGGAACAGCTTTCTTGAACGACCTTGAACGCTTTCGCGAAGTCATCAAGCGCGTAAACAGGAGTCCGCTGGGCTGTGGTGCACTCTCGGGAAACGCATTTAAGATTGACCGAGAAGCTATGGCTAAAGAGCTTGGTTTCGAAGGGCTAGTCATGAATAGCATGGCTGCGGTTGGCGACCGGGACTTTATCCTCGAAGCTATGCAATGTGGATCAACCGTCATGCTCCACATCTCCCGCTGGAGTGAGGACCTTATCCTCTACAGTTCCACTGAATTCGGTTTCGTCCGACTCTCCGACGCTTACACGACCGGCAGCTCCCTCATGCcacaaaagaaaaacagcGATTCCCTTGAACTGCTCCGCGGTAAATGCGGCAGGCTCTTCGGTGGCATGGCGGGATTGATGATGACCATCAAGGGCATTCCATCTACATACAATAAAGATTTGCAAGAAAGCGTTGAACCTATGATTGAGCATGTTAAGACTCTCAAAGACAGTCTGCAAATTGCCAACCGTGTCCTTTTGACCATGACGACGTTCCCTGATAAAATGATCGCAGCCCTCACCCCAGATATGCTGGCTACCGATTTAGCTGAATACCTTGTCCGGAAAGGCGTCCCATTTAGAGAAACACACCATATTGCTGGCCGTGTCGTCGCATTGGGCGAAAAGGAGAACAAGCCAATTGACCATCTTACCCTGGAGCAATTGAAATCTGTTGACCAGCGCATCGGTGATGACGTTCTAGAGGTGTTCAACTATGAACGGTCAGTCGAGATGAAATCTGCTATTGGCGGTACTAGCAAATCTGCAGTTCTACAGCAGATCCAGGTTATGCGCCAGTCATTAGGTAACTAA